The following proteins come from a genomic window of Achromobacter sp. AONIH1:
- a CDS encoding amino acid ABC transporter substrate-binding protein — MKARRIGIHFLIKATTVAAAALAMAGAAQAGPTVDAIKKRGELVCGVSQGSAGLSIADAQGRWTGLDADLCRALAAAVLGDASKTRFVPLSSQQRFPALQSGEIDVLNRNTTITSGRDAGLGIVSAGIVFYDGQGFMVPKKLGVKSAAELDGAQVCVQPGTVNEQNLVDYFNKHKLSYRPVVIENLVELEQAFYAGRCDVYLSDASTLAASRAARAANPDDFVILPERINKSPLGPFVRQDDPNWSAIVRWTVNALVAAEELGVTAANADSQAQGADAQVRRLLGAEPGIGKSFGLDEQWARNAIKAVGNYGEVWNRNLGAATPLKLERGLNAQWNQGGLLYSPPFQ; from the coding sequence ATGAAGGCACGACGCATCGGCATCCATTTCCTTATCAAGGCCACGACGGTCGCGGCGGCGGCGCTGGCCATGGCGGGCGCGGCGCAGGCCGGCCCCACGGTGGACGCCATCAAGAAGCGCGGCGAGCTGGTCTGCGGCGTGAGCCAGGGCTCGGCCGGCCTGTCCATCGCCGACGCGCAGGGCCGCTGGACCGGCCTGGACGCCGACCTGTGCCGCGCGCTGGCCGCCGCCGTGCTGGGCGACGCGTCCAAGACCCGCTTCGTGCCGCTCAGTTCGCAGCAACGCTTTCCCGCGCTGCAAAGCGGCGAGATCGACGTGCTGAACCGCAACACCACCATCACCTCGGGCCGCGACGCCGGCCTGGGCATCGTCTCGGCCGGCATCGTGTTCTACGACGGCCAGGGCTTCATGGTGCCGAAGAAGCTGGGCGTCAAGAGCGCCGCCGAACTGGACGGCGCGCAGGTCTGCGTGCAGCCGGGCACCGTCAACGAACAGAACCTGGTCGACTACTTCAATAAGCACAAGCTGTCGTACCGGCCCGTCGTGATCGAGAACCTGGTGGAGCTGGAACAGGCCTTCTACGCGGGCCGCTGCGACGTCTACCTGTCGGACGCCTCCACGCTGGCCGCCAGCCGCGCCGCGCGCGCCGCCAATCCGGATGACTTCGTGATCCTGCCCGAGCGCATCAACAAGTCGCCGCTCGGCCCCTTCGTGCGCCAGGACGATCCCAACTGGAGCGCCATCGTGCGCTGGACCGTCAACGCGCTGGTGGCCGCCGAGGAACTGGGCGTCACCGCCGCCAACGCCGACAGCCAGGCGCAGGGCGCGGACGCGCAGGTGCGCCGCCTGCTGGGCGCGGAGCCCGGCATCGGCAAGAGCTTCGGCCTGGACGAGCAGTGGGCGCGCAACGCCATCAAGGCCGTGGGCAACTACGGCGAGGTCTGGAACCGCAACCTGGGCGCGGCCACGCCGCTGAAGCTTGAGCGCGGCCTGAACGCGCAATGGAACCAGGGCGGCCTGCTGTACTCGCCGCCGTTCCAATGA
- a CDS encoding ABC transporter permease subunit (The N-terminal region of this protein, as described by TIGR01726, is a three transmembrane segment that identifies a subfamily of ABC transporter permease subunits, which specificities that include histidine, arginine, glutamine, glutamate, L-cystine (sic), the opines (in Agrobacterium) octopine and nopaline, etc.), which yields MSALALPAAPRRWPAALAWILGLGGLAALLALQIESVQAARGVHGGFGFLFQASGFRISESLLDVLPEDPYWMSLAAGLVNTLTVALAALPLATLLGVALGLARLSPEPVASRLAAVIIAPLRNTPVLLQLFVWYGLLLRLPDARQAWEPLPSVLLSNRGLALPALHGWLPQAASLIVAMLIAGWAIRRRRLAMDGPTHRRRVLLIRVAPWLALAGLLLAWTLLPAPIVELPVRRGLGLQGGWQPSIEFATLVIGLSVFHAAYIADIVRASVRAVPAGLVEAGQALALSRPDILRLVVAPNAARVALPPYANQCLALIKNSTLAIAIGYQDLMAVINTAITQTGLALEGISLALAAYLGLALALGGALSAWNARCARHGPGDLHGARLGERPALLAALAGQGGGRWTRRLARTAVLLAALLAAGSLADWALLNAVWRGDAAACAQAAGACWAAVGENLPLLLFGAMQPAHRGPALVACAALLLAVAVALGAGRLSGRIRAGVAIAALALAAGALSGWPWGGEAIGPLRWGGLLVTLILAIAALLAAVPLAAGLALLRRSSSPAGSFAAATLIEAVRGVPLVTQLLFASFVLPMLLGGGVSKFSMALAALTLHTACLLAEVLRGALQAIPPGQMAAARALGMGSALAYQAVIWPQARRIAAPAALGVFVGAVKDTSLVSIIGVFDVLGAAKAVVAGTAWRPYHVEVYLAVAALYFAASLALSRVARAMETGRL from the coding sequence ATGAGCGCGCTCGCCCTGCCGGCCGCGCCGCGCCGCTGGCCCGCCGCGCTGGCCTGGATCCTGGGCCTGGGCGGGCTGGCCGCGCTGCTGGCCCTGCAGATCGAATCCGTACAGGCCGCGCGCGGCGTGCACGGCGGCTTCGGCTTCCTGTTCCAGGCCTCGGGCTTTCGCATCTCGGAAAGCCTGCTCGACGTGCTGCCCGAGGATCCCTACTGGATGTCGCTGGCGGCCGGCCTGGTCAACACGCTGACGGTGGCGCTGGCCGCCCTGCCCCTGGCCACGCTGCTGGGCGTGGCGCTGGGCCTGGCGCGCCTGTCGCCCGAGCCGGTGGCGTCGCGGCTGGCGGCCGTCATCATCGCGCCGCTGCGCAACACCCCGGTGCTGTTGCAGCTCTTCGTCTGGTACGGCCTGCTGCTGCGCCTGCCCGACGCGCGCCAGGCCTGGGAACCGCTGCCGTCGGTGCTGCTGTCCAATCGCGGACTGGCGCTGCCGGCGCTGCACGGCTGGCTGCCACAAGCGGCGAGCCTGATTGTCGCCATGTTGATCGCGGGCTGGGCGATTCGACGCCGGCGGCTCGCGATGGACGGCCCCACGCATCGTAGACGCGTTCTGCTCATCCGCGTCGCGCCCTGGCTGGCGCTGGCCGGCCTGCTGCTCGCCTGGACCCTCCTGCCCGCGCCCATCGTCGAACTGCCAGTCCGGCGCGGACTGGGCCTGCAAGGCGGCTGGCAACCCAGCATCGAATTCGCCACACTGGTCATCGGCCTGTCGGTGTTCCATGCCGCCTATATCGCCGACATCGTGCGCGCCTCGGTGCGCGCGGTGCCAGCGGGGCTGGTCGAGGCCGGACAGGCGCTGGCGCTGTCGCGCCCGGACATCCTGCGCCTCGTGGTCGCGCCCAATGCCGCGCGCGTGGCGCTGCCGCCTTACGCCAACCAGTGCCTGGCGCTGATCAAGAACAGCACGCTGGCCATCGCCATCGGCTACCAGGACCTGATGGCCGTCATCAACACCGCCATCACGCAGACCGGCCTGGCGCTGGAAGGCATCTCGCTGGCGCTGGCGGCCTATCTGGGCCTGGCCCTGGCGCTGGGCGGCGCGCTGTCCGCGTGGAACGCCCGCTGCGCCCGGCATGGTCCGGGCGATCTGCACGGCGCGCGCCTGGGCGAACGGCCGGCATTGCTTGCCGCCCTCGCGGGGCAAGGCGGCGGACGCTGGACGCGGCGACTGGCCAGGACGGCCGTGCTGCTGGCGGCGCTGCTCGCCGCCGGTTCGCTCGCCGACTGGGCCTTGCTCAACGCCGTCTGGCGCGGCGACGCGGCGGCCTGCGCGCAAGCCGCCGGCGCCTGCTGGGCCGCCGTGGGCGAGAACCTGCCCCTGTTGCTGTTCGGCGCGATGCAGCCGGCGCATCGCGGCCCCGCCCTGGTTGCCTGCGCCGCGCTGCTGCTGGCGGTCGCCGTCGCGCTGGGCGCGGGCCGGCTGTCCGGACGGATACGCGCCGGCGTCGCCATCGCCGCACTGGCGCTTGCCGCCGGCGCGCTGTCCGGCTGGCCCTGGGGCGGCGAGGCCATCGGCCCGCTGCGCTGGGGCGGCCTGCTGGTCACGCTGATCCTGGCGATCGCGGCGCTGTTGGCCGCCGTGCCGCTGGCGGCCGGTCTGGCGCTGCTGCGCCGCTCGTCCAGTCCCGCCGGCTCGTTCGCCGCCGCCACGCTGATCGAGGCCGTGCGCGGCGTGCCGCTGGTGACGCAACTGCTGTTCGCGTCCTTCGTGCTGCCCATGCTGCTGGGCGGCGGCGTGTCCAAGTTCAGCATGGCGCTGGCCGCGCTGACGCTGCACACCGCCTGCCTGCTGGCCGAGGTGCTGCGCGGCGCGCTGCAGGCCATCCCACCGGGCCAGATGGCGGCGGCCCGCGCGCTGGGCATGGGCTCCGCCCTGGCCTACCAGGCCGTGATCTGGCCGCAGGCCCGGCGCATCGCCGCGCCGGCGGCGCTGGGCGTATTCGTGGGCGCGGTCAAGGATACCTCGCTGGTCAGCATCATCGGCGTGTTCGACGTGCTGGGCGCGGCCAAGGCCGTGGTGGCCGGCACGGCCTGGCGGCCCTATCACGTCGAGGTCTACCTGGCGGTGGCCGCGCTGTACTTCGCGGCCAGCCTGGCGCTGTCGCGGGTGGCGCGGGCGATGGAGACGGGGCGGCTCTGA